A single genomic interval of Gossypium raimondii isolate GPD5lz chromosome 11, ASM2569854v1, whole genome shotgun sequence harbors:
- the LOC105761677 gene encoding mediator of RNA polymerase II transcription subunit 7a — translation MATATYPPPPPFYRLYKDYLQNPKSAPEPPPPIEGTYVCFGGNYTTDDVLPSLEDQGVRQLYPKGPNIDFKKELRSLNRELQLHILELADVLVERPSQYARQVEEISLIFKNLHHLLNSLRPHQARATLIHILELQIQRRKEALEDIKRRREEARRLLKESLGTLDGQ, via the exons ATGGCAACAGCTACATATCCACCACCGCCACCGTTTTACAGGCTCTACAAAGATTACTTACAAAACCCTAAATCAGCACCGGAGCCTCCGCCGCCTATTGAAGGCACTTACGTTTGCTTTGGTGGCAACTATACC ACCGATGATGTGCTTCCGAGTTTGGAAGATCAAGGGGTTCGCCAACTCTACCCCAAGGGACCTAATATTG ATTTCAAGAAGGAATTGAGGTCGCTTAACAGAGAATTGCAACTACATATTTTGGAGCTCGCAGATGTTCTCGTCGAGAGACCATCACAATACGCTAGACAAGTGGAGGAGATATCTCTCATATTCAAGAACTTGCACCACTTGCTGAATTCATTGCGCCCCCATCag GCTAGAGCAACACTAATTCACATTCTAGAACTTCAGATACAACGGCGTAAAGAAGCTCTGGAGGATATTAAGAG GAGGCGAGAAGAAGCACGAAGACTACTCAAGGAATCGCTCGGGACCTTAGATGGACAGTAG